The following are encoded in a window of Bradyrhizobium sp. WBOS07 genomic DNA:
- a CDS encoding DUF4339 domain-containing protein — protein MASWFYASEGKQQGPFPEGQFRDLVAQGVVRPDTLVWTEGMAGWQKAAEIPGLVGGGGAPPMMPAGGPPMMGAGGYAGGGSGGSLAVDFGILEFTWRTLVLVIGSCFIIPVPWLFVWYTNWIVPCFKVPGRPNLSFTGSAMTLVPWFFGFIGLAIALGFVGSEILSNLLFVVQIVLYWLLIKWMIANLASNGQPLGLSFTGSVWAYIGWNLLFAISIITIIGWAWVAAAQMRWFCRNIEGTRREIVFTGSGLDILWRGIVAAILCSLIIPIPWVYRWIMNWFASQTVLAPRGSVAA, from the coding sequence ATGGCGAGTTGGTTCTACGCATCCGAAGGCAAGCAGCAGGGGCCCTTTCCGGAAGGGCAATTCCGCGATCTCGTCGCCCAGGGGGTGGTGCGCCCGGACACGCTGGTGTGGACCGAGGGCATGGCCGGCTGGCAGAAGGCCGCCGAAATTCCCGGCCTGGTCGGGGGCGGCGGCGCGCCGCCGATGATGCCGGCGGGCGGCCCGCCGATGATGGGTGCCGGTGGCTATGCCGGCGGCGGAAGCGGTGGATCGCTGGCCGTCGATTTCGGCATCCTCGAGTTCACCTGGCGCACGCTCGTGCTGGTGATCGGCTCGTGCTTCATCATCCCGGTGCCGTGGCTGTTCGTCTGGTACACGAACTGGATCGTGCCCTGCTTCAAAGTCCCGGGACGACCCAATCTCAGCTTCACCGGCAGTGCGATGACGCTGGTGCCCTGGTTCTTCGGCTTCATCGGTCTGGCGATCGCCCTCGGCTTCGTCGGCAGCGAGATCCTGAGCAACCTGCTGTTCGTCGTGCAGATCGTGCTCTACTGGCTGCTGATCAAATGGATGATCGCGAACCTCGCCTCCAACGGGCAGCCGCTGGGCTTGAGCTTCACCGGCTCGGTCTGGGCCTATATCGGCTGGAATCTGCTGTTCGCAATTTCGATCATCACCATCATCGGCTGGGCCTGGGTCGCCGCAGCGCAGATGCGCTGGTTCTGCCGCAACATCGAAGGCACGCGGCGCGAGATCGTGTTCACTGGCTCTGGTCTCGACATCCTCTGGCGCGGGATCGTCGCTGCGATCCTGTGCAGCCTGATCATCCCGATCCCGTGGGTCTATCGCTGGATCATGAACTGGTTTGCCTCGCAGACCGTGCTCGCGCCGCGCGGCTCCGTCGCAGCCTGA
- the tesB gene encoding acyl-CoA thioesterase II produces MSKSLIDLISILDLEQLEVNLFRGNSPKTSWQRVFGGQVIGQAMVAACRTVEGRLPHSLHCYFILPGDPQIPIIYQVERLRDGKSYSTRRVTAIQHGNAIFSIMVSFHAEEESAFDHQDKMPDVPPPEKLTAEEVAKQPMFKEMPEFIRRYYESDRPIELRPVELGRYFGQKIDDGRIHVWIKTAATLPEDPALHMCALAYASDFSLLDAIMARYGRTLFDKRMMPASLDHAMWFHRPFRADEWLLYAQDSPSARGGRGLTRGSIFKPDGTLVASVAQEGSVRERKG; encoded by the coding sequence ATGTCCAAAAGCCTCATCGACCTCATCTCGATCCTCGACCTCGAGCAGCTCGAGGTGAACCTGTTCCGCGGCAACAGCCCGAAGACCAGCTGGCAGCGCGTGTTCGGCGGTCAGGTGATCGGGCAGGCGATGGTCGCGGCCTGCCGCACCGTCGAGGGGCGCCTGCCGCATTCGCTGCATTGCTATTTCATCCTGCCGGGCGATCCGCAGATTCCGATCATCTACCAGGTCGAACGCCTGCGTGACGGCAAGAGCTACTCGACCCGCCGCGTCACCGCGATCCAGCACGGCAACGCGATCTTCTCGATCATGGTCTCGTTCCATGCCGAGGAGGAAAGCGCCTTCGACCACCAGGACAAGATGCCCGACGTGCCGCCGCCGGAGAAGCTCACGGCGGAGGAGGTGGCGAAGCAGCCGATGTTCAAGGAGATGCCGGAGTTCATCCGCCGCTATTATGAATCGGATCGGCCGATCGAGCTGCGCCCGGTCGAGCTCGGTCGCTATTTCGGCCAGAAGATCGACGACGGCCGCATCCATGTCTGGATCAAGACCGCGGCGACGCTGCCGGAGGATCCGGCGCTGCACATGTGCGCGCTCGCCTACGCCTCGGACTTCTCGCTGCTGGATGCGATCATGGCGCGCTATGGCCGCACCCTGTTCGACAAGCGCATGATGCCGGCGAGCCTCGACCACGCGATGTGGTTTCACCGCCCGTTCCGCGCCGACGAATGGCTGCTCTACGCGCAGGATTCGCCGAGCGCGCGCGGCGGCCGCGGCCTCACCCGCGGCTCCATCTTCAAGCCCGACGGCACGCTGGTTGCCTCCGTCGCGCAGGAAGGCTCGGTGCGCGAGCGGAAGGGGTGA